A window of Aromatoleum bremense genomic DNA:
CTCGCCATCGACCGAGTAATGCAGGCCGTGGTCATCGATCGCGCTATAGGACGCGCCGGCAGTCATCGTCACCTTTGCCTTGCGGAGGCGGGCCTTCAGGATCCAGCCGGTGGACTTGCCGAGGTTCTTGCCCAGCGTTTCCGTCTTGCGCTGGAACATATGGACGGTCCGGATCGGCGCGTGCTCGGCCGCGGGCAAAAGACCGCCCGGGGTCGCGTTGGTCGCATCGACGCCCCATGCCTTGAAGAAGCTCGAAGGCTTGAGACCCTCATCGTGATCGCCAAGCAGAAACTCGGCGACGTCGAATCCGATCCCCCCTGCGCCGATGATGGCGACGGTATTACCAACGGTCGCGCGCCCCGTCAGCACATCGATATAGCTGAGGACTTTCGCGTGATTGATGCCGTGAATGTCGGGGGTACGGGGAAGCACACCGGTGGCGATCACGACTTCATCGAACTTCCCGCCGCCCAGGTCATCGACCGTGGCTTTCTTCCCGAGTTGGATCTTGACCCAGTTCTTTTCCAGCATGACCCGGAAGTAGCGAAGCATTTCGTTGAACTCGCTCTTGCCCGGGACCGCCTTGGCCATGTTCAACTGCCCGCCGAGTTGGCTGGCCGCCTCGAAGAGCGTGACGTGATGACCGCGCTCGGCGGCATTGACCGCAAACGCCATTCCCGCCGGCCCGCCACCGACCACCGCAATTCGCTTTGCCTCCGCAGCCTTGCCCGCCTTGAACTCGATCTCGCGACCCGCTCGGGGATTGACCAGGCAGGTCGCCGTACGGTCGGTGAAGATGCGATCCAGACATGCCTGATTGCACGCGATACAGGTGTTGATTTCCGTGCTCAGCCCGAGGCGCGTCTTCCTCGCGAAATCGGGGTCGGCCAGAAGCGGCCGCGCCATTGACACCAGGTCCGCCGCACCGGATGCGATGATCTCTTCGGCCGTCTCCGGCATATTGATCCGGTTGGACGCCATCACCGGAATCGACACCGCATCCTTGACGTTCCTCACCGCAGAAATCCATGCGCCACGCGGCACCGCAGCCGCCATGGTGGGCACCCCGGATTCATGCCAGCCCACGCCGATATTGATGAGATCGGCACCCGCGGCTTCGACCCGACGTGCGAACTCGGCGATCTCGGGGCCGGTCATGCCGCCATCCATCAGGTCGATGGCCGAGATTCGGTAGATGACCATGAAGCCACTGTCCACGCGTGCCCGGACCGCCTTGATGATCTCCAGCGGAAACCGGAGGCGTTTGTCGAAGCTGCCGCCGAATTCGTCGTCACGATGATTGGTGATTGCCGCCGTGAACTCGTTGATCAGGTAACCCTCGGAGCCCATGATCTCGACGCCCTCGTAGCCGGCCTCCTCGGCCAGATAAGCGGTGTGGGCGTAGCTCTCGACCAGCTCCCAGACTTCCCGGGTGCTCAAGTCGCGCGGCGGGAAGACGTTGATGCGCGCTTTTCCCAACGATGGCGCGACACACGTCGGCACCTTTGCATAGCGCCCGGCGTGCAGGATCTGCAGAACGATGCGTCCACCGGCCTTGTGCACCTCGGAGGTGACCAGTCGATGCTCGGGGAGCTGATCCACGCTGTTCAGCACCGGTGC
This region includes:
- a CDS encoding NADPH-dependent 2,4-dienoyl-CoA reductase, with protein sequence MADTVLPNRMVMGAMHTRLETLDRPHERLAAFYATRAAGEIGLILTGGYSPTPEGVMDKDAPVLNSVDQLPEHRLVTSEVHKAGGRIVLQILHAGRYAKVPTCVAPSLGKARINVFPPRDLSTREVWELVESYAHTAYLAEEAGYEGVEIMGSEGYLINEFTAAITNHRDDEFGGSFDKRLRFPLEIIKAVRARVDSGFMVIYRISAIDLMDGGMTGPEIAEFARRVEAAGADLINIGVGWHESGVPTMAAAVPRGAWISAVRNVKDAVSIPVMASNRINMPETAEEIIASGAADLVSMARPLLADPDFARKTRLGLSTEINTCIACNQACLDRIFTDRTATCLVNPRAGREIEFKAGKAAEAKRIAVVGGGPAGMAFAVNAAERGHHVTLFEAASQLGGQLNMAKAVPGKSEFNEMLRYFRVMLEKNWVKIQLGKKATVDDLGGGKFDEVVIATGVLPRTPDIHGINHAKVLSYIDVLTGRATVGNTVAIIGAGGIGFDVAEFLLGDHDEGLKPSSFFKAWGVDATNATPGGLLPAAEHAPIRTVHMFQRKTETLGKNLGKSTGWILKARLRKAKVTMTAGASYSAIDDHGLHYSVDGESHVLQVDNVILCAGQVSNRELYAELDQAGVKFHVIGGADVASELDALRAIDQATRLAVSI